One Glycine max cultivar Williams 82 chromosome 4, Glycine_max_v4.0, whole genome shotgun sequence DNA segment encodes these proteins:
- the LOC102664205 gene encoding N66 matrix protein-like produces MNRLQRQQRYQDSWSGGGVIVGGGDVDDGSNRGVGGDEDDISGGGSGDDGNRGGNNDDNGVILVLVMATSDDHGGWDKVGGGCNSSDGGGIVRNGGDNDSSHDDGINGVGDDNNGASGGTTNAGDDGDISRTSGDNNDDDKGGMVVTMTKVSLVAAMIVIITIMIVVTITILMIAVVIGKSESVKIK; encoded by the exons atgaacaGACtccag CGGCAACAAAGATACCAAGATAGTTGGAGTGGTGGAGGTGTCATTGTTGGTGGTGGCGATGTCGATGATGGTAGCAATAGAGGTGTTGGTGGTGACGAAGATGATATTAGTGGTGGTGGTAGTGGTGACGATGGCAACAGAGGTGGTAACAATGACGATAATGGGGTGATACTGGTGTTGGTGATGGCAACAAGTGATGATCATGGTGGTTGGGACAAGGTTGGTGGTGGTTGTAATAGCAGTGATGGAGGTGGTATTGTTCGTAATGGTGGTGACAATGACAGTAGTCATGATGATGGCATTAATGGTGTTGGCGATGACAATAACGGTGCCAGTGGTGGTACCACCAATGCTGGTGATGATGGTGATATCAGTAGAACCAGTGGTGACAACAacgatgatgacaaaggtggtATGGTAGTGACAATGACAAAGGTGTCATTGGTGGCGGCAATGATAGtaattataacaataatgatAGTGGTGACAATAACGATACTGATGATCGCGGTCGTAATAGGAAAAAGTGAAAGTGTCAAGATCAAATAG